The Corallococcus soli genome includes a window with the following:
- a CDS encoding YceI family protein, which yields MKMTLKSAITLIAVAAPSFAFAAAYDIDGSHSSADFSVKHMMVSNVKGNFKVQSGTVNIDDKDVTKSTVEAVLDAASINTSEPKRDEHLKSPDFFDTAKFPTITFKSTKVAKAGKDKLKVTGDLTLHGVTKPVVLDVVGPTPEIKDAFGGMRRGVEATTKINRKDFGLGWNKALEAGGVAVGEDISIVLALELTPKKDAAAAPAAKDTK from the coding sequence ATGAAGATGACCCTGAAGTCCGCCATCACCCTGATCGCCGTCGCCGCCCCCTCGTTCGCCTTCGCGGCGGCGTATGACATCGACGGGTCGCACTCCTCCGCCGACTTCTCCGTGAAGCACATGATGGTGTCCAACGTGAAGGGCAACTTCAAGGTGCAGTCCGGCACGGTCAACATCGACGACAAGGACGTGACCAAGTCCACCGTCGAGGCCGTCCTCGACGCCGCCTCCATCAACACCTCGGAGCCCAAGCGCGACGAGCACCTGAAGAGCCCTGACTTCTTCGACACGGCGAAGTTCCCCACCATCACCTTCAAGTCGACGAAGGTCGCGAAGGCCGGCAAGGACAAGCTGAAGGTCACCGGCGACCTGACGCTGCACGGCGTGACGAAGCCCGTCGTGCTGGACGTCGTGGGCCCGACGCCGGAGATCAAGGACGCGTTCGGCGGCATGCGCCGTGGCGTCGAGGCGACCACGAAGATCAACCGCAAGGACTTCGGCCTGGGCTGGAACAAGGCGCTGGAGGCCGGCGGCGTGGCGGTGGGCGAGGACATCTCCATCGTGCTCGCGCTGGAGCTGACCCCCAAGAAGGACGCGGCGGCGGCGCCCGCGGCGAAGGACACGAAGTAG
- a CDS encoding DODA-type extradiol aromatic ring-opening family dioxygenase produces the protein MGSELDRRGVLQGVAAAGVAGVMGAGPTVARQVAPAVFVSHGSPMTALDSDAYPQALKRLGDSVGAVKALVVVSAHWETEARVHVTAMAAPPLVYDFYGFPEEMYRLRYPAPGAPELSLDVVARLQAAGVPAVAEASRGLDHGVWVPLRHAFPEARVPVIQVALPAGASPADVARMGEALRPLRADGVLLMGSGGVVHNLRRVNFRSKLASVEPWAAEFDAWVAEKLVARDFVGLQSWMGAPNARVAHPSAEHWLPIYFVLGAALAEDRLTPVFEGFHHGTLSMRSFALRA, from the coding sequence ATGGGTTCCGAACTCGACAGACGCGGGGTGCTGCAGGGCGTGGCGGCCGCCGGGGTGGCGGGGGTGATGGGCGCGGGGCCCACGGTGGCCCGGCAGGTGGCGCCAGCGGTCTTCGTGTCGCACGGCTCACCGATGACGGCGCTGGACTCGGACGCGTACCCGCAGGCGCTCAAGCGGCTGGGTGACAGCGTGGGCGCGGTGAAGGCGCTGGTGGTGGTGTCGGCGCACTGGGAGACGGAGGCGCGCGTGCACGTCACCGCGATGGCGGCGCCTCCGCTCGTCTACGACTTCTACGGCTTCCCGGAGGAGATGTACCGGCTGCGCTACCCGGCGCCCGGCGCGCCGGAGCTGTCCCTGGACGTGGTGGCCCGGCTGCAGGCGGCGGGCGTACCGGCGGTGGCGGAGGCGTCACGCGGCCTGGACCACGGCGTCTGGGTGCCGCTGCGCCATGCCTTCCCGGAGGCGCGCGTGCCGGTCATCCAGGTGGCGCTGCCGGCGGGCGCGTCCCCCGCGGACGTGGCCAGGATGGGCGAGGCTTTGCGTCCGCTGCGCGCGGACGGCGTGCTACTGATGGGCAGCGGCGGGGTGGTCCACAACCTGCGCCGGGTGAATTTCAGATCCAAGCTGGCGTCCGTGGAGCCATGGGCGGCCGAGTTCGACGCGTGGGTCGCCGAAAAACTTGTCGCACGAGACTTCGTCGGGCTTCAGTCATGGATGGGCGCACCGAATGCGCGGGTCGCGCATCCATCCGCCGAGCACTGGTTGCCCATCTACTTCGTCCTCGGAGCCGCCCTCGCCGAGGACCGTCTCACCCCGGTGTTCGAGGGTTTCCATCACGGAACCTTGTCCATGCGCAGCTTCGCGCTGCGCGCCTGA
- a CDS encoding 2-hydroxychromene-2-carboxylate isomerase: MAPSPLRFCLDYLSPYAYLAWLRMPALAARHGRTLEPVPVLLAGLLNAVGSIGPAEIPAKRVYVFKQTFRIAHEQGAPFTPPPSHPFNPLLSLRVTAAVDDVEARTRLATALYAAAWGEGRGIETPEQVGAVLQQAGFDAQALLARAASPEVKDRVRRNTDEALAQGTFGVPSVLVDGEMFWGVDSLGHLERFLEGRDPLTPDALARWQHLPSTASRR; the protein is encoded by the coding sequence ATGGCCCCGTCCCCCCTGCGCTTCTGCCTGGACTACCTGTCACCGTATGCCTACCTCGCCTGGCTGCGGATGCCCGCCCTCGCGGCGCGCCACGGGCGCACGCTGGAGCCGGTGCCGGTGCTGCTCGCGGGGCTGCTCAACGCGGTGGGCTCCATCGGGCCCGCGGAGATCCCCGCCAAGCGCGTCTACGTCTTCAAGCAGACCTTCCGCATCGCGCACGAACAGGGGGCCCCGTTCACCCCGCCGCCCTCGCACCCGTTCAACCCGCTGCTGTCCCTGCGCGTGACGGCGGCGGTGGACGACGTGGAGGCCCGGACGAGGCTCGCCACCGCGCTCTATGCGGCGGCGTGGGGTGAGGGCCGGGGCATCGAGACGCCGGAGCAGGTGGGCGCGGTGCTCCAGCAGGCCGGCTTCGACGCGCAGGCCCTGCTCGCCCGGGCGGCGAGCCCGGAGGTGAAGGACCGCGTGCGCCGCAACACCGACGAGGCGCTGGCCCAGGGCACCTTCGGCGTGCCCTCCGTGCTGGTGGACGGAGAGATGTTCTGGGGCGTGGACTCGCTGGGCCACCTGGAGCGCTTCCTGGAGGGCCGCGATCCGCTCACCCCGGACGCCCTGGCGCGCTGGCAGCACCTGCCCTCCACCGCGTCGCGTCGCTGA
- a CDS encoding acetyl-CoA C-acetyltransferase, whose protein sequence is MKSVSKNEEIYFLSGKRTPFGTYGGSLKDLSATDLAVESAKAALAQAGVSPEQIEHVVYGNVVQTSSDAIYLPRHVGLRTGVPVPVPALGVNRLCGSGFQAFVTAAEMMLTGGGECVLAGGTESMSQAPHVIRGARWGIPLGKGGLEDMLWTALTDSYTGQAMALTAEQLAVDYGLTQDDVDQYAVLTQKRFAAAQEAGRLGDEIAPVTLKGKKGDTVVSRDEHNRPETTVETLRKLPKVFKKDGVVHAGAASGICDGAGSMVMATRSFVEKHGLKPVARLVNWGVSGCDPKIMGIGPAPAIRNLLQRADAKLSDVDLFEVNEAFAPQYLAVEKELGLPRDATNVNGGAIAVGHPLGASGARITMTLAYELKRRGARYGIGSACIGGGQGIAVLVEAL, encoded by the coding sequence ATGAAGAGCGTGTCCAAGAACGAGGAAATCTACTTCCTGTCCGGCAAGCGCACCCCGTTCGGTACCTACGGCGGCAGCCTCAAGGACCTGAGCGCCACCGACCTGGCCGTGGAGTCCGCGAAGGCGGCCCTGGCGCAGGCGGGCGTGTCCCCGGAGCAGATTGAGCATGTGGTGTACGGCAACGTCGTCCAGACGAGCTCGGACGCCATCTACCTGCCGCGCCACGTGGGCCTGCGCACGGGCGTGCCCGTGCCGGTGCCCGCGCTGGGCGTCAACCGGCTGTGCGGCTCCGGCTTCCAGGCCTTCGTCACCGCCGCGGAGATGATGCTGACGGGCGGCGGGGAGTGCGTGCTGGCGGGCGGCACGGAGTCCATGAGCCAGGCGCCCCACGTCATCCGCGGCGCGCGCTGGGGCATCCCCCTGGGCAAGGGCGGCCTGGAGGACATGCTCTGGACGGCCCTGACGGACAGCTACACCGGGCAGGCCATGGCGCTCACCGCCGAGCAGCTCGCGGTGGACTACGGCCTCACCCAGGACGACGTGGACCAGTACGCGGTGCTCACCCAGAAGCGCTTCGCCGCCGCGCAGGAGGCCGGCCGCCTGGGGGATGAGATCGCCCCGGTGACGCTCAAGGGCAAGAAGGGCGACACGGTGGTGTCCAGGGACGAGCACAACCGTCCGGAGACCACGGTGGAGACCCTGCGCAAGCTGCCCAAGGTCTTCAAGAAGGACGGCGTGGTGCACGCAGGCGCCGCCAGCGGCATCTGCGACGGCGCGGGCTCCATGGTGATGGCCACGCGCAGCTTCGTGGAGAAACACGGCCTGAAGCCCGTGGCGCGGCTGGTCAACTGGGGCGTGTCCGGGTGCGACCCGAAGATCATGGGCATTGGACCCGCGCCGGCCATCCGCAACCTGCTCCAGCGCGCGGACGCGAAGCTGTCCGACGTGGACCTCTTCGAGGTCAACGAGGCCTTCGCGCCGCAGTACCTGGCGGTGGAGAAGGAGCTGGGCCTGCCACGCGACGCGACCAACGTCAACGGCGGCGCCATCGCCGTGGGCCACCCGCTGGGGGCCTCCGGGGCGCGCATCACCATGACGCTGGCCTACGAGCTCAAGCGGCGGGGCGCTCGCTATGGTATCGGCTCTGCCTGCATCGGTGGCGGCCAGGGCATCGCCGTGCTGGTCGAGGCGCTCTAG
- a CDS encoding sigma 54-interacting transcriptional regulator, with protein sequence MAGLEGLDLRELLAFEPKGGVIHFAGQRVLLMDPVALGLLRSEIVGIMGMTAARGIFTRLGYAHGWRTAEAMRTAVPWTDEAEWRRAGGRLHTLMGQVRVERIERTEKDGPAPFAEAQWRDSYEAEQHLLHLGQADQPVCWSLTGFASGYLSYCNGKPIYCAEEKCVGKGDALCQIVGRPAEEWSTECAELLRFYETQCMEGVLGQVTEALRQAERKLRAKRQSLARVSGMKEDPAGMVARADAMQKVLNLARRSAKVDTTILVTGESGVGKERIARLIHDESGRAHKAFIAVNCAAVTESLLESELFGHAKGAFTGATHDRPGLFEAAHGGTLFLDEVGEVPPAMQAKLLRVLQEREVRRVGENLSRKVDVRVVAATNRELSEEVRLGHFRQDLFYRLRVIELRIPPLRERKEDILPLARLLLAEAGERLGRRVSGLSPDAADQLLRYPWPGNVRELGNAIERAVVLCEGPRVEREDLPEEVRAAPPSMVPTGNPRRLEDMEKEYILAVLAQNGGNRSRTAEQLDIGVATLYRKLKQYGHPEAAH encoded by the coding sequence GTGGCTGGGCTGGAAGGGCTGGACCTGAGGGAGCTGCTGGCGTTCGAGCCGAAGGGGGGCGTCATCCACTTCGCCGGGCAGCGGGTCCTGCTGATGGATCCGGTGGCGCTGGGGCTGCTGCGCTCGGAGATTGTCGGAATCATGGGGATGACGGCGGCGCGCGGCATCTTCACGCGGCTGGGCTACGCACACGGCTGGCGCACCGCGGAGGCGATGCGCACGGCGGTGCCGTGGACGGACGAGGCCGAGTGGCGCCGGGCGGGCGGCCGGCTGCACACGCTGATGGGCCAGGTGCGCGTGGAGCGCATCGAGCGGACGGAGAAGGACGGACCGGCGCCCTTCGCGGAGGCGCAGTGGCGCGACTCCTATGAAGCCGAGCAGCACCTGCTCCACCTGGGCCAGGCGGACCAGCCGGTGTGCTGGAGCCTCACCGGCTTCGCGTCCGGGTACTTGAGCTACTGCAACGGCAAGCCCATCTATTGCGCGGAGGAGAAGTGCGTCGGCAAGGGGGACGCGCTCTGCCAGATTGTCGGCCGGCCCGCCGAGGAGTGGAGCACCGAGTGCGCGGAGCTGCTGCGCTTCTATGAGACGCAGTGCATGGAGGGCGTGCTCGGCCAGGTGACGGAGGCCCTGCGGCAGGCGGAGCGCAAGCTGCGCGCGAAGCGGCAGTCGCTGGCGCGGGTGTCCGGCATGAAGGAGGACCCGGCGGGCATGGTGGCCCGCGCGGACGCGATGCAGAAGGTGCTCAACCTGGCCCGGCGCTCGGCGAAGGTGGACACCACCATCCTCGTCACCGGCGAGAGCGGCGTGGGCAAGGAGCGCATCGCGCGGCTCATCCACGACGAGTCCGGCCGCGCCCACAAGGCCTTCATCGCCGTCAACTGCGCCGCCGTGACGGAGAGCCTGCTGGAGAGCGAGCTGTTCGGCCACGCGAAGGGCGCCTTCACCGGCGCCACGCACGACCGGCCCGGCCTCTTCGAGGCGGCCCACGGCGGCACCCTCTTCCTGGACGAGGTGGGCGAGGTGCCCCCCGCCATGCAGGCCAAGCTGCTGCGCGTGCTCCAGGAGCGCGAGGTGCGGCGCGTGGGGGAGAACCTCAGCCGCAAGGTGGACGTGCGCGTGGTGGCCGCCACCAACCGCGAGCTGTCCGAGGAGGTGCGCCTGGGCCACTTCCGCCAGGACCTCTTCTACCGGCTGCGCGTCATCGAGCTGCGCATCCCGCCCCTGCGCGAGCGCAAGGAGGACATCCTCCCCCTGGCCCGGCTGCTGCTGGCCGAGGCCGGAGAGCGCCTGGGCCGCCGCGTGAGCGGCCTGTCCCCGGACGCGGCGGATCAGCTCCTGCGCTACCCCTGGCCCGGCAACGTGCGGGAGCTGGGCAACGCCATCGAGCGCGCGGTGGTGCTGTGCGAGGGCCCGCGCGTGGAGCGCGAAGATCTGCCCGAGGAGGTGCGCGCCGCGCCCCCCAGCATGGTGCCCACCGGCAACCCGCGCCGGCTGGAGGACATGGAGAAGGAGTACATCCTCGCGGTGCTGGCCCAGAACGGCGGCAACCGCTCGCGCACCGCGGAGCAGCTGGACATCGGCGTGGCCACGCTCTACCGCAAGCTCAAGCAGTACGGGCACCCGGAGGCCGCGCACTAG
- a CDS encoding DUF1751 domain-containing protein, which translates to MRPMRGFNGGGGGGFGGGFVGLESMAAKLAVALVAFSALYLATRGGQGALLLLNPYDVLRGRVWELFTYAFIAPDPLGIIFGGIIIWSIGGFLESTWGARRLLMASVGITVFAGLLTVLLALVMPMASAYAGGSVMTTVLWVAYGLVIGRGQANFWGIPLTGNWFAAIGAGFTVLRLLTAPSWQFLAPELISLVLVFAYVRGASPKRLFLHLQHWRLQRQLRDRSKHLRVVGKNRPPDRDQFLN; encoded by the coding sequence ATGCGACCCATGCGGGGCTTCAACGGTGGCGGAGGCGGCGGCTTTGGCGGCGGCTTCGTCGGCCTGGAATCGATGGCGGCCAAGCTGGCGGTGGCGCTGGTGGCGTTCTCCGCCCTGTACCTGGCGACACGCGGCGGGCAGGGCGCGCTGCTGCTGCTCAACCCCTACGACGTGCTGCGCGGCCGCGTGTGGGAGCTGTTCACCTACGCGTTCATCGCGCCGGACCCGCTGGGCATCATCTTCGGCGGCATCATCATCTGGTCCATTGGCGGCTTCCTGGAGTCCACCTGGGGTGCGCGGCGCCTGCTGATGGCGTCGGTGGGCATCACGGTGTTCGCGGGCCTGCTGACGGTGCTGCTGGCGCTGGTGATGCCCATGGCGAGCGCCTACGCCGGCGGCTCGGTGATGACCACGGTGCTGTGGGTGGCGTACGGGCTCGTCATCGGCCGGGGGCAGGCGAACTTCTGGGGCATCCCGCTGACGGGCAACTGGTTCGCGGCCATTGGCGCGGGCTTCACCGTGCTGCGGCTGCTCACCGCGCCGTCCTGGCAGTTCCTGGCGCCGGAGCTCATCAGCCTGGTGCTGGTGTTCGCCTACGTGCGCGGCGCGAGCCCCAAGCGGCTCTTCCTGCACCTGCAGCACTGGCGGCTGCAGCGCCAGCTGCGCGACCGCTCCAAGCACCTGCGCGTGGTGGGCAAGAACCGCCCGCCGGACCGCGACCAGTTCCTCAACTGA